A single region of the Marinobacter nanhaiticus D15-8W genome encodes:
- the alaS gene encoding alanine--tRNA ligase, producing MKTAVLRQTFLEYFQQRGHEIVPSSSLVPHDDPTLLFTNAGMNQFKDVFLGREDRGYSRATSSQRCVRAGGKHNDLENVGYTARHHTFFEMLGNFSFGDYFKQEAIEYAWTFLTGADWLNLPKEKLLVTVYASDEEAYQIWNEQMGVPADRIVRIGDNKGAPYASDNFWQMGDTGPCGPCTEIFYDHGPEIPGGPPGTPEEDGDRFIEIWNVVFMQFNRTADGDMQPLPKPSVDTGMGLERIAAVLQGVHSNYEIDLFQDLLKAASDILGGVDTEEASLRVVADHIRSCAFLIADGVMPSNEGRGFVLRRIIRRAARHGNKLGAREPFFYKLTGALADLMGEAYPELVRTRPQIEKVLLQEEEQFARTLDKGLRLLEQDIADLKGSEIPGETIFTLYDTYGFPVDLTNDIARERGLSLDYAGYEKAMEAQRERARAASKFGIDYNVAAGIEGSTEFTGYEQVDGHETIRTVLVDGEAKNAQAGDEAVVVLERTPFYAESGGQVGDTGLLTWSGGRFQVTDTRKEGGNHLHIGTVIEGELFPGLEVDARIDHARRQAIALNHSATHLLHAALRNILGDHVTQKGSLVEAERLRFDFSHFEPVTPEQLKAIEAQVNDQILANEAVGIEVTDMEQAKAKGAVALFGEKYGDEVRVLSIGRDNFSVELCGGTHVARTGDIGAFRITSESGISSGVRRIEAVTGKGALAWMDETEARLRKVAGLVRGSRDSVIEKVESTLERNRQLEKELEQLKAKLASSAGSDLAGSAVDVNGLKVVASELEGADRKALMDTADQLKNKLGSAVVVLASTEDGKVTLVAGVTKDATSRVRAGDLMKKLAEAVDGKGGGRPDMAQGGGSNPAKLPDALQQVATWVNEATS from the coding sequence ATGAAAACCGCAGTATTGCGCCAGACTTTCCTGGAATATTTCCAGCAGCGGGGGCATGAGATTGTTCCCAGCAGCTCACTGGTTCCCCATGACGACCCGACCCTGCTGTTCACCAATGCGGGTATGAACCAGTTCAAGGATGTATTCCTGGGCCGTGAAGATCGGGGCTACAGCCGTGCCACCAGTTCCCAGCGTTGTGTGCGTGCCGGCGGCAAGCACAACGACCTGGAGAACGTCGGTTATACCGCGCGTCACCACACCTTTTTCGAGATGCTGGGTAACTTCAGCTTCGGCGACTACTTCAAGCAGGAAGCGATCGAATACGCCTGGACCTTCCTTACCGGGGCAGATTGGCTGAACCTACCCAAGGAAAAGTTGCTGGTTACCGTCTATGCCTCTGATGAAGAGGCCTACCAGATCTGGAACGAGCAGATGGGTGTGCCGGCGGATCGTATTGTCCGCATCGGCGACAACAAGGGCGCGCCCTACGCCTCCGATAACTTCTGGCAGATGGGCGATACTGGCCCCTGCGGCCCGTGTACCGAGATTTTCTACGATCATGGCCCAGAAATTCCCGGTGGCCCTCCCGGTACGCCGGAAGAGGATGGTGACCGGTTCATCGAGATCTGGAACGTGGTCTTCATGCAGTTCAACCGCACGGCTGACGGTGATATGCAGCCACTGCCCAAGCCTTCCGTTGACACCGGCATGGGCCTGGAACGTATCGCCGCTGTCCTGCAGGGTGTACACAGCAACTATGAAATCGATCTGTTCCAGGATCTGCTGAAAGCAGCATCGGACATCCTGGGTGGTGTGGACACCGAAGAAGCTTCACTACGGGTGGTTGCCGACCATATCCGCTCCTGCGCCTTCCTTATTGCCGATGGCGTAATGCCATCTAACGAAGGGCGTGGATTCGTCCTCCGCCGGATCATTCGTCGCGCTGCCCGGCACGGCAACAAGCTGGGTGCCCGCGAGCCCTTCTTCTACAAGCTGACCGGTGCGCTGGCCGATCTCATGGGTGAGGCCTATCCCGAGCTGGTCCGAACCCGTCCCCAGATTGAGAAGGTGCTGCTGCAGGAAGAAGAGCAATTCGCCCGTACCCTGGACAAGGGTTTGCGACTACTCGAACAGGATATCGCTGACCTGAAAGGAAGTGAGATTCCTGGCGAGACTATCTTCACGCTGTACGACACCTATGGTTTCCCGGTGGACCTGACTAACGATATCGCCCGCGAGCGGGGTCTCAGCCTCGATTACGCGGGTTATGAAAAGGCCATGGAGGCCCAGCGTGAGCGAGCCCGTGCGGCGTCCAAGTTTGGTATCGACTACAACGTTGCTGCCGGCATCGAGGGGAGCACCGAATTTACCGGTTACGAGCAGGTCGATGGTCACGAGACGATCCGTACCGTGTTGGTCGATGGCGAAGCGAAGAACGCCCAGGCCGGCGACGAAGCGGTCGTGGTGCTCGAGCGCACGCCGTTCTACGCGGAATCCGGTGGTCAGGTTGGCGATACCGGGCTGCTGACCTGGAGCGGCGGTCGCTTCCAGGTAACGGATACTCGCAAGGAAGGCGGCAACCACCTCCACATCGGTACGGTGATCGAAGGTGAGTTGTTCCCGGGACTCGAGGTCGACGCGCGCATCGATCATGCCCGTCGCCAGGCCATTGCCCTGAACCACTCCGCCACGCATCTCCTGCATGCGGCCCTGCGTAATATCCTCGGGGACCATGTGACCCAGAAAGGTTCGTTGGTCGAAGCAGAGCGTCTGCGTTTCGACTTCTCGCACTTCGAACCGGTGACGCCGGAGCAGCTCAAAGCGATCGAAGCTCAGGTCAACGACCAGATTCTAGCCAATGAAGCCGTTGGTATCGAAGTTACCGATATGGAGCAAGCCAAGGCCAAGGGGGCTGTGGCTCTGTTCGGCGAGAAGTACGGCGACGAAGTGCGCGTATTGAGCATAGGCCGGGACAACTTCTCCGTCGAACTCTGTGGTGGTACTCACGTCGCCCGCACCGGAGACATTGGTGCTTTCCGGATCACATCCGAGAGTGGAATCTCCTCCGGCGTGCGCCGGATAGAGGCGGTTACGGGCAAGGGTGCACTAGCCTGGATGGACGAAACCGAGGCCCGACTGCGTAAGGTCGCCGGCCTGGTCCGCGGTAGTCGCGACAGCGTTATCGAAAAGGTCGAATCCACACTGGAGCGCAATCGTCAGTTGGAGAAGGAGCTTGAGCAGCTCAAGGCCAAACTTGCGAGTTCCGCAGGGTCTGATCTGGCCGGATCAGCTGTCGACGTCAACGGCCTGAAAGTCGTGGCGTCAGAGCTGGAAGGGGCGGACCGCAAGGCGCTTATGGATACCGCCGACCAGCTGAAGAACAAGCTGGGCTCCGCCGTGGTTGTGCTCGCGAGCACGGAAGACGGCAAGGTAACGCTGGTTGCCGGCGTGACCAAGGACGCCACCAGTCGCGTACGCGCCGGTGATTTGATGAAGAAGCTGGCGGAAGCCGTAGACGGCAAAGGCGGCGGTCGCCCGGACATGGCTCAGGGAGGAGGATCCAATCCTGCCAAACTGCCTGATGCCTTGCAGCAGGTTGC
- a CDS encoding DUF5610 domain-containing protein, translated as MVSSINSPGSDYATRQGVDRQGAGSANRNAVPERVQGSESPSIRTPEDAINVLRARLDQRLGQALGESSGAARAPRGDFKPPSAADVASRVLGFVQSRLQQEADAGADAERLSNLLEQARAGIEQGFSEAREQIEALGMMNKALSADIDDSFNRIQQGLEDLDNRFLGEVPGGGRVESASATRIEASSREQLAFEVRTRDGDVVTVRMDELRYAGASSASVSNQRGSASESSAVSLFAGRYEFSVEGDLDAGEREALTALFEDVQKVAGQFFEGDVQAAFQSAQKLNMSGDELASFSLNLSSVRSVSASTYESISERPSTSTQLRPLAGVARDIQSLAQDAFDKGLNSEALNSLMEEMMSDAQARASKNLETGNQDLMDSFWKAIIGSLNQAEGDTSEN; from the coding sequence ATGGTTTCTTCCATTAATAGTCCGGGATCTGATTACGCCACACGTCAGGGCGTGGACCGCCAGGGAGCGGGTAGCGCCAATCGTAATGCAGTGCCTGAACGCGTCCAGGGATCCGAGTCACCTTCGATCCGTACGCCTGAAGACGCGATCAATGTGCTGCGTGCACGACTGGATCAGCGTCTGGGGCAGGCATTGGGGGAATCCTCCGGTGCTGCGCGGGCGCCCCGTGGCGATTTCAAACCACCCAGCGCGGCGGATGTGGCCAGTCGGGTGCTGGGGTTTGTCCAGAGTCGGTTGCAGCAGGAAGCGGACGCCGGTGCCGACGCAGAGCGCCTGTCGAATCTTCTGGAGCAGGCTCGGGCCGGCATCGAACAGGGTTTTTCGGAAGCCCGCGAGCAGATCGAAGCGCTGGGTATGATGAACAAGGCCCTTTCTGCCGATATCGACGATAGCTTCAATCGTATTCAGCAGGGGCTGGAAGACCTTGATAACCGCTTTCTGGGCGAAGTCCCGGGTGGCGGACGGGTCGAGTCAGCATCGGCCACGCGCATTGAAGCCTCTTCACGTGAGCAGTTGGCCTTCGAAGTTCGTACCCGCGATGGGGACGTGGTGACGGTGCGTATGGATGAACTGCGTTACGCCGGCGCAAGCTCTGCATCGGTTAGCAATCAGCGGGGCTCGGCCAGTGAATCGTCCGCAGTGAGCCTTTTTGCCGGTCGTTATGAATTTTCGGTCGAGGGTGACCTGGATGCGGGGGAGCGCGAGGCGCTGACCGCGCTTTTTGAAGATGTGCAGAAGGTGGCCGGCCAATTCTTTGAGGGCGATGTCCAGGCGGCTTTCCAGTCGGCGCAGAAGCTTAATATGAGCGGTGATGAACTGGCGAGTTTCAGTCTCAACCTTTCATCAGTGCGTTCGGTGAGCGCCTCGACTTACGAGTCGATTTCCGAGCGACCGTCTACATCCACGCAGCTGAGACCGCTGGCCGGGGTGGCCAGGGACATCCAGAGCCTGGCGCAGGATGCTTTCGACAAGGGGCTGAATAGCGAAGCATTGAATAGTCTTATGGAAGAGATGATGTCTGATGCGCAGGCCCGTGCATCGAAAAACCTTGAAACCGGTAATCAAGACCTCATGGATAGCTTCTGGAAGGCGATTATTGGTTCGCTCAATCAGGCTGAAGGTGATACAAGCGAGAATTAA
- a CDS encoding RDD family protein: MPRRFHPEEELLPPASLLKRLLAMLYDGLICIAVLIVATWGYTMLAAWVVGFEDYKQMAESGQINSDPLLTSFLFVVLFLFFGYFWTRTGQTLGMQVWRVRIENPDGTSIRWPQALLRFLMGWVSWFACGLGYLWMLWDSESKSWTDRFSDSKVVRVPKEMKK; this comes from the coding sequence ATGCCCCGCCGCTTTCACCCGGAAGAAGAACTCCTGCCCCCTGCCAGCCTGCTAAAACGTTTGCTGGCGATGCTGTACGACGGTTTGATCTGTATCGCGGTGCTTATCGTGGCGACGTGGGGCTACACCATGCTGGCTGCCTGGGTCGTGGGTTTCGAGGATTACAAACAGATGGCGGAATCCGGCCAGATCAACAGCGATCCCCTGCTCACCTCATTCCTGTTCGTCGTGCTTTTCCTGTTCTTCGGCTACTTCTGGACCCGCACCGGCCAGACCCTGGGCATGCAGGTCTGGCGCGTACGCATCGAAAATCCGGACGGCACCTCAATCCGCTGGCCACAGGCCCTGCTCCGTTTCCTGATGGGCTGGGTTAGCTGGTTCGCCTGTGGATTAGGGTATCTGTGGATGCTCTGGGATAGCGAGAGCAAGAGTTGGACGGATCGTTTTTCGGATAGCAAAGTGGTGCGGGTGCCGAAGGAAATGAAGAAATAA
- the lptG gene encoding LPS export ABC transporter permease LptG: protein MRKLDRYIIKTVGGAMILVMLVVLSLDVIFAFIAELEDTENDYQVLQALGYVLMTLPRRIYDYLPLGAFMGCLIGLGALASSSELVVIRAAGVSIRRIVWSAMKPTLVVVIIGLLLGEFVAPHFERIAQSQKAIATGAGSNVASSDGLWHRERDTFMHMNAVQPDGVIYGLSLFEFDEERWLVAATFAEKGTYHGDYWLLENTVTTRISKDSTSHHEAPQLRWETELSPSVLSVLIVKPENLSISGLYTYARYLDEQGLSSNSYWLAFWKKVLGPVAIAVLVLVAISFVFGPLRSVTMGFRVFTGIIVGLIFKYMQDLLGPMSLVFGFNPILAIVAPIILSAIVGAVLMRRAG from the coding sequence ATGCGTAAGCTGGATCGCTACATCATCAAGACGGTCGGCGGCGCCATGATTCTGGTGATGCTGGTGGTGCTATCGCTGGACGTCATCTTTGCCTTCATCGCCGAGCTGGAAGACACAGAGAACGACTACCAGGTCCTGCAAGCACTGGGTTATGTATTGATGACCCTGCCGCGCCGGATCTACGACTACTTGCCGCTAGGCGCCTTCATGGGGTGCCTGATCGGGCTGGGCGCGCTGGCCAGCTCATCGGAACTTGTGGTGATTCGCGCCGCTGGCGTGTCCATACGCCGAATCGTCTGGTCGGCCATGAAGCCCACGCTGGTGGTGGTGATCATCGGTCTCCTGCTGGGCGAGTTCGTGGCACCGCACTTCGAACGGATTGCCCAGAGCCAGAAGGCGATTGCGACCGGAGCGGGCAGTAATGTGGCGTCTTCGGATGGCCTGTGGCACCGCGAACGCGATACCTTCATGCATATGAATGCCGTACAGCCTGATGGTGTGATCTACGGTTTGTCGCTGTTCGAGTTCGATGAGGAGCGCTGGCTCGTCGCAGCGACCTTCGCCGAAAAAGGCACCTACCACGGCGACTACTGGCTACTTGAGAATACCGTCACCACGAGGATCTCGAAAGACAGCACATCGCATCACGAGGCGCCCCAGTTGCGCTGGGAAACGGAACTGTCTCCCAGTGTTCTGAGTGTATTGATCGTCAAACCGGAGAACCTGTCGATCAGCGGTCTCTACACATACGCCCGCTATCTGGACGAACAGGGGCTCAGCTCAAATAGCTACTGGCTGGCATTCTGGAAGAAGGTTCTGGGCCCCGTCGCCATCGCCGTGCTAGTGCTGGTGGCCATCTCGTTCGTCTTCGGCCCGCTGCGCTCGGTCACCATGGGGTTCCGGGTGTTCACCGGGATTATCGTGGGGCTGATTTTCAAGTATATGCAGGACTTGCTTGGCCCCATGAGTCTGGTGTTTGGCTTCAATCCGATCCTCGCAATCGTGGCGCCGATTATTCTGAGTGCGATTGTGGGCGCGGTCCTTATGAGGCGTGCGGGTTAA
- the lptF gene encoding LPS export ABC transporter permease LptF, whose amino-acid sequence MRIIFRYLTRQVIVSMLAVTGVLLLVFMSGRFIKYLADAAQGKLAGDVLFMIMAYRFPGFLELILPLGLFIGILLAYGRMYLESEMTVLFACGVSDRQVLTQTMVSSLVVMLIVGAMSLWITPWGMQKVEDIINEQRQATEFEMLSPGRFQSLSSGSRVTYTEALSEDKQQLIGVFIAEFGEDGSGLSLTTAESGSQFVDEDTGSRFLVLENGQRFQGAPGRLDYTVTTFDAYGLKILGPESVREKSDEEAIPTLELMRSDDPELRALFHWRVSLPLIVPIVTLLAVRLSRVNPRQGRFFHLLPAMMIYIVYLGLLIVARDALAKGDVPEWLGLAWVHVLFLAIGLWLQYGSDWRRRRKLEKEGAAHA is encoded by the coding sequence TTGCGCATTATCTTCCGCTATCTGACCCGCCAGGTCATTGTCAGCATGCTGGCCGTCACCGGTGTGCTGTTGCTCGTTTTCATGAGCGGCCGCTTTATCAAGTACCTCGCGGATGCGGCACAAGGCAAGCTGGCCGGCGACGTGCTATTCATGATCATGGCATACCGCTTTCCGGGTTTCCTCGAATTGATCCTGCCGCTGGGCCTGTTCATCGGCATTCTCCTGGCCTATGGCCGCATGTACCTGGAAAGCGAAATGACGGTGTTGTTCGCCTGTGGGGTCAGTGACCGGCAGGTGCTGACGCAGACGATGGTGTCCAGTCTGGTCGTCATGCTGATCGTCGGTGCCATGAGTCTCTGGATCACGCCCTGGGGCATGCAGAAGGTTGAGGACATCATCAACGAGCAGCGTCAGGCAACGGAGTTCGAGATGCTCTCGCCCGGACGCTTCCAGAGTCTGTCGTCCGGTAGCCGGGTGACCTACACCGAGGCGCTCAGTGAAGACAAGCAGCAGTTGATTGGCGTATTCATCGCGGAGTTTGGTGAGGATGGTTCAGGCCTCAGTTTGACCACCGCCGAGTCTGGTTCTCAGTTTGTGGATGAGGACACCGGTAGCCGGTTCCTGGTGCTGGAAAACGGTCAGCGCTTCCAGGGGGCGCCAGGCCGACTCGACTACACCGTAACCACCTTTGATGCCTATGGGCTGAAGATTCTCGGGCCCGAGTCGGTCCGGGAGAAGAGTGACGAGGAAGCGATCCCCACGCTGGAACTGATGCGCTCCGACGACCCTGAATTACGGGCGCTATTCCACTGGCGGGTGTCGTTGCCGCTGATCGTCCCGATCGTAACGTTGCTTGCGGTCAGGCTCAGCCGGGTCAATCCGCGACAGGGTCGCTTCTTTCACTTGCTGCCCGCGATGATGATCTACATCGTTTACCTGGGGTTGTTGATCGTTGCCAGGGACGCCCTGGCCAAGGGCGATGTGCCTGAATGGCTGGGGCTCGCCTGGGTGCACGTGCTGTTCCTGGCCATTGGGTTGTGGCTGCAGTACGGGTCTGACTGGCGGCGTCGGCGCAAGCTCGAGAAGGAGGGCGCCGCTCATGCGTAA
- a CDS encoding leucyl aminopeptidase: MKYTLNSKSLADIKADCLVVSVPEKGDWPASTAAADAALNGMIKDLQKNGDISGKAGSSLLLPLSGQPWARLLLVGSGSESPQTPAGYRKVVNAALGRLQDGPTKHAVIALADNDVKDQDEAWKIALISRVAEEQQYRFTGFKSTKAPKPALARITLAASASSKSLKAALATGEAIGHGMSLTRDLGNTPPNVCHPTFLAEQAKSLSKEFDVIKTEVLDEKQMKKLGMNSLLSVSAGSDQPAKLIVMEYRGGKAKEKPHVLVGKGITFDTGGISLKPGEGMDEMKYDMCGAASVFGTMRALAEIKPAMNVIGIVAAAENMPSGGATRPGDIVTSMSGQTIEILNTDAEGRLVLCDALTYAGKYDPETVLDIATLTGAIIIALGKEATGVFSNDDGVAERIAKSGNRACDRTWRLPIWDEYQAQLDSNFADMQNIGGRPAGSITAACFLSRFTKDYRWAHLDIAGTAWVSGKDKGATGRPVPLLVDYLLSHLQ, from the coding sequence ATGAAATACACCCTGAACAGTAAATCCCTGGCCGACATCAAAGCTGACTGCCTCGTTGTCTCGGTTCCCGAGAAAGGCGACTGGCCGGCCTCGACCGCTGCCGCCGACGCTGCCCTTAACGGTATGATCAAGGATTTGCAGAAGAATGGGGATATTTCTGGCAAGGCGGGCAGTTCCTTGCTGCTGCCGCTCAGTGGCCAACCCTGGGCTCGCCTGTTGCTGGTCGGATCCGGCAGCGAGTCGCCGCAGACGCCGGCAGGTTATCGCAAGGTCGTGAACGCAGCACTCGGTCGCCTGCAGGACGGCCCGACCAAGCACGCGGTGATTGCCCTGGCAGACAACGACGTGAAGGATCAGGACGAAGCCTGGAAAATCGCCCTGATTTCGCGCGTCGCCGAGGAACAGCAGTATCGGTTCACCGGTTTCAAGAGCACCAAGGCACCCAAACCTGCGCTGGCTCGCATTACCCTTGCCGCCTCCGCCAGCAGCAAGTCGCTTAAAGCAGCACTGGCGACGGGTGAAGCCATTGGCCACGGCATGAGCCTGACCCGGGACCTGGGTAATACGCCGCCCAATGTGTGTCATCCGACTTTCCTGGCCGAGCAGGCAAAGAGCCTCTCCAAGGAATTCGACGTTATCAAGACCGAAGTCCTCGATGAGAAGCAGATGAAGAAGCTGGGCATGAACAGCCTGCTTTCGGTCTCTGCCGGCAGCGACCAGCCCGCCAAGCTGATCGTCATGGAATATCGGGGTGGTAAGGCGAAGGAGAAGCCCCACGTACTGGTCGGTAAAGGTATTACCTTCGACACCGGCGGCATCAGCCTGAAGCCCGGTGAAGGCATGGACGAGATGAAGTACGACATGTGCGGCGCCGCCAGCGTGTTCGGCACCATGCGCGCCCTGGCTGAGATCAAGCCCGCGATGAACGTAATCGGTATCGTTGCTGCCGCCGAGAACATGCCCAGTGGTGGCGCGACGCGTCCCGGCGACATCGTCACCTCCATGTCCGGCCAGACTATCGAGATCCTCAACACCGATGCCGAAGGCCGTCTGGTCCTGTGCGACGCCCTCACCTACGCGGGCAAGTACGATCCGGAGACCGTGCTCGATATCGCGACGCTCACCGGTGCGATCATCATTGCCCTGGGTAAGGAAGCGACCGGTGTATTCAGTAATGATGACGGCGTGGCCGAGCGCATAGCAAAATCGGGTAACCGGGCTTGTGACCGCACCTGGCGGCTACCGATATGGGATGAGTACCAGGCCCAGTTGGACAGCAACTTTGCGGATATGCAGAACATCGGTGGCCGTCCGGCAGGTTCGATCACTGCGGCCTGCTTCCTATCCCGCTTTACCAAGGACTATCGCTGGGCGCACCTGGATATCGCCGGTACCGCCTGGGTATCCGGAAAGGACAAAGGCGCCACCGGTCGTCCGGTACCGCTGCTGGTAGATTACCTGCTGTCCCATCTCCAGTAA
- a CDS encoding DNA polymerase III subunit chi: MSSNTDSRPEGRHWFYLLPQDTESARLLYAARLTDKAWRQGDRICLVCNPGEQVEALDTMLWQFSPESFLPHRQLASSNEPCPERIGLFAGNPAPEDWDTVIVLGETLPADADRFQRLALIANSNPQTLNQARAHFRQLRELGIEARVHDARRGAQRG, translated from the coding sequence ATGTCCAGCAATACCGATAGCCGGCCGGAAGGCCGGCACTGGTTTTACCTCCTGCCCCAGGATACGGAATCGGCGCGCCTGCTCTATGCGGCGCGCCTGACCGACAAAGCCTGGCGCCAGGGTGACCGCATCTGCCTGGTCTGCAATCCTGGCGAACAGGTTGAAGCCCTGGACACCATGCTCTGGCAATTTAGTCCGGAAAGCTTTCTCCCCCACCGGCAACTGGCCTCCAGTAACGAGCCCTGCCCCGAGCGCATCGGTCTGTTCGCAGGCAACCCTGCGCCGGAGGACTGGGACACCGTTATCGTCCTGGGCGAGACGCTCCCTGCCGACGCCGACCGTTTCCAGCGCCTTGCCTTGATTGCCAACAGCAATCCGCAAACGCTCAACCAGGCCCGCGCCCATTTTCGCCAGTTGCGCGAACTGGGCATCGAGGCGCGGGTCCACGACGCCAGACGTGGTGCCCAGCGCGGCTGA
- a CDS encoding ketopantoate reductase family protein, translated as MTQAIKPRILIIGAGAMGRLWAGYLQPCSELFFATRTAQAPRIDFVFCDSHGDRHRIDIPVCRNHDLAPDLILLTTKAPDAEAALVSAEQLLHRRRPVILFQNGMGSQQAIAARFSSVPILAASTTEGAYIDAAGELIHAGRGQTWVGALNECAHSHVATAAEQLGRSGLEVSVDKDVEDRLWQKLAINAGINPFTALLDCSNGEILGHDYFEERIGAVCHEVSQLMHAVGRTAHPEELEARVRDVARRTAANSSSMRQDIRSGRPTEVDMMNGFIARESESLGLPAPVNRALTEAVKALR; from the coding sequence ATGACACAAGCGATCAAACCCAGGATCCTGATCATCGGTGCGGGCGCCATGGGTCGCCTTTGGGCAGGCTACCTGCAACCCTGTTCAGAGCTCTTTTTCGCCACCCGCACTGCTCAGGCGCCCCGCATCGATTTCGTGTTTTGCGACAGCCACGGCGATAGGCATCGAATCGATATTCCGGTCTGCCGGAATCATGACCTCGCCCCCGACCTGATACTGTTAACGACTAAGGCTCCGGATGCCGAAGCGGCCTTGGTCTCAGCAGAGCAGCTATTGCACCGACGTCGTCCTGTCATCCTGTTCCAGAACGGCATGGGCAGCCAGCAGGCGATTGCCGCCCGCTTCTCATCCGTGCCGATACTGGCTGCCTCCACGACTGAAGGGGCCTACATAGACGCAGCCGGCGAGCTGATCCACGCCGGCCGGGGCCAGACCTGGGTCGGCGCACTCAACGAATGCGCCCACAGCCACGTAGCGACAGCCGCTGAACAACTGGGCCGGTCCGGGCTCGAGGTGAGTGTTGATAAGGACGTCGAAGATCGACTCTGGCAGAAGCTGGCCATCAACGCTGGCATCAACCCCTTTACCGCCCTGCTCGATTGCTCCAACGGTGAGATACTGGGTCACGACTACTTTGAGGAACGCATCGGTGCGGTATGTCATGAAGTCAGCCAATTGATGCATGCCGTTGGCCGTACGGCCCATCCGGAAGAACTGGAAGCCCGGGTTCGCGATGTTGCCCGGCGCACGGCCGCCAACAGTTCGTCGATGCGCCAGGACATCCGTTCTGGTCGGCCGACCGAAGTGGACATGATGAACGGTTTCATCGCCCGCGAATCAGAGAGTCTCGGTTTGCCCGCGCCGGTAAACCGTGCGTTGACCGAGGCCGTAAAAGCCCTGCGTTAG
- a CDS encoding cob(I)yrinic acid a,c-diamide adenosyltransferase: MGYRLSKIYTRTGDDGSTGLADGSRIAKNAQRVDAMGTVDELNCQIGVLIEYLANEAELAEVLRRIQHHLFDLGGEFAVPGSQIIGDGHIEWLEQTLDQWNENLPPLKNFILPGGRRDAAHCHLARAICRRAERVVVALGHEDSINMASRHYLNRLSDLLFVFARVLVRKEGGEEVLWSPTPKPDAE, from the coding sequence ATGGGTTATCGACTCTCAAAGATCTACACACGTACCGGTGACGACGGGTCAACCGGACTTGCCGATGGCAGTCGCATTGCCAAGAATGCCCAGCGCGTCGACGCCATGGGCACGGTGGATGAACTGAACTGCCAGATCGGTGTGCTTATCGAATATCTGGCCAACGAGGCGGAACTGGCCGAGGTGCTGCGTCGTATCCAGCACCACTTGTTTGATCTCGGTGGCGAATTTGCCGTCCCCGGCAGCCAAATCATCGGCGACGGGCACATCGAGTGGCTGGAGCAGACGCTGGATCAGTGGAACGAGAACCTGCCGCCGTTGAAGAACTTCATCTTACCTGGTGGTCGGCGCGACGCTGCCCATTGCCACCTGGCCCGGGCCATCTGCCGGCGTGCGGAGCGCGTAGTCGTAGCGCTGGGCCACGAGGATTCCATCAACATGGCATCGCGGCATTACCTCAACCGGCTATCGGATCTGTTGTTCGTATTTGCCCGGGTACTGGTGAGAAAAGAGGGTGGAGAGGAAGTGCTATGGTCACCCACGCCCAAACCTGACGCTGAGTAA